Below is a genomic region from Streptomyces sp. NBC_00461.
GGCGTCGCGCTGGATCGAGGGGATCGCGATGTTGACGATCGTGACGTCGACGAGGTCCATGAAGGCCGCGGTCATCACGATCGCGAGAGCGAACCAGCGGCGGCGGTCCGCCGCGGGGGCCGTGCCGGCCGTACTCGGAACTGGTGTTTCTGTGGAGGTCATGTCTTGAAGCTACGGCCTCACTAGGTCAGATCGTGTCCTAGTTGTGCGGCATGCTCGAACTCATGACGACGGACACCCCGGCCCGGCTGCTCCAGCTCCTCTCCCTCCTCCAGACGCCCCGCGAATGGCCCGGCGGTGAGCTCGCCGACCGGCTCGGGGTGTCCCGGCGCACGGTGCGGCGCGATATCGACCGGCTGCGTGAGATCGGCTATCCCGTGCAGGCCACGATGGGCGCGGACGGCGGCTACCGGCTGGTCGCGGGCAAGGCGATGCCGCCGCTCGTGCTCGACGACGAGGAAGCGGTGGCGATCGCCATCGGGCTGCGGGCGGGGGCCGGACACGCGCTCGAAGGCGTGGACGAGGCGTCCGTGCGGGCCCTCGCCAAGCTGGAACAGGTCCTGCCCTCCCGGCTGCGCCACCGCGTCTCCACACTGCAGGCCGCGACCATGCCGCTGACCAGCGGGGACGGGGCGAGCATCGCGCCCGAGACGCTGACCGTCATGGCGTCCACCGTGGCGGGGCGGGAACGGCTGCGGTTCGCCTACCGCGCAGGCGACGGGACCGAGTCACGGCGCGTGACGGAGCCCTACCGGCTCGTCTCGACCGGGCGTCGCTGGTACCTCGTCGCGTACGACCTCGATCGCGCCGACTGGCGGACCTTCCGCGTCGACCGGGTGCGCGAGCCCTTCGCTACCGGCGCACGGTTCGCCCCACGGGAACTGCCGACCGGCAGCGCGGCGGAGTATCTGCGGCGTTCGATGCAGCGGCACCAGGAGTCGTACGACTTCGAGGTCACCTTCGCCGCCTCCGCGGAGGCCGTCGCCGCGCGCGCCCCGTCGTGGCTGGGCACGCCGGACCCACTCGACGCGGATTCCTGCCGACTGCGCGGACGAACCGGAGACGCGGTGGAATGGCTGGCAGCCCGCCTCGCCCTCCTGGGCTTCGACTTCACGGTGCACGAGCCAACAGAACTGGTCCAGTCCGTACGGGAGTTGGGCGAACGCCTGGCCCGAGCGTCAGGCGCCTGAAGCCCACCAGCACCAGGACACCAGCCCGCCACACCGACAGCCGCCACGCCGTCACACGCCGAGCCAACAGGCGTCAGGCCGCCACCCCCACCCCACCACGCCGTCAGGCGCCAGCCCGCCAGACCGTCGGCACCAGCCCGTCGACGTCGGACATCAGACCGCCACCCCGCCCGGCGTCGGGTGCCAGGACGCCACCCCCACCACGCCGTAAGGCGCCAGAGCGCCATCCCGCCAGACCGTCGGCCTCGGACATCAGACCGCCACCCCGCCCGGCGTCGGGTGCCAGGACGCCACCCCCACCACGCCGTAAGGCACCAGAGCGCCATCCCGTCGGCGTCGGACGCAGGCCGCCAGGCCGCCAGGCGTCGGGTGTCAGGACGCCACCCCACCACGCCGTCAGGCGCCAGGACTCCAGCCCGCCGGCGTCGGACATCAGGCCGCCAGGCGTCAGGCGTAAGTCCGTCACGGCGCCAGCCCTCCACGTCGCCATCAGGCGCCAGCCCGCCAGGCCCCGCTGGGCGCTGGGCCGCTGGGCCGCCAGCCCGCCACCCGTGCTGCACCCGCTGCACCCGCTGCACCCGCTGCACCCGCGCCGAGCACTACGCCCCCACAAGGTCCGTCCACGGAAAGTCCCGTAGCGCTTCCAGGTTGTGCAGTGCCAGTGCGGCCGGGCCCCCGGGGCCGCTTGCCGGTGCTGTGCCGGCCGCCCAGCTCTCGACCGCCACGCGTACGGCGGCACCGGCGACGGCTGCGGCGAAGCGTCGTGTGGAGGAGTGCCCGGGGCTCGTCGCCGCGTCCTTGCCAACGTTGTCGGAGTCGCCGGCCTCGCCCCGACCTGCCAGTACCTCCGCCAGCCTCCCCTCCGACGTGTGGCACACCTCCGCCCACACCTTGCCCAGCGCGGGGCTGGTGTCGGTCAGGCGGATCAGGGTGCGGACCAGTTCCCAGGAGGCCGCCGAGACTCCCTGGCCGGGCGTCAGCGTGTGGCGCGCGGCGTGTTCCAGGGCCTGTGGGAGGGGCAGGTCGGCGGGGGCTGCGGCCACCGCTTCGGTCCAGCGCTGGGCGCCCGCCGCGTAGAGGGGCGCGACGGCCTCCTCCTTCGACGCGAAATAGCGGTAGAAGGTGCGCGGGGCCACTCCGGCGGCCTGGGCGATGTCCTCGGCGCGGGTGGCGCGAAGTCCCTGTTTCACGAACAGTCCCGCGGCCGCGCGGGCGATGTCCATACGGGTTGCGGCCTTGCGTCGCTCGGTGAGGGAGACCTGCGCCGCCCGGGGGGAAGTACGGGGGTTCGATGCGGGGGTGGGGCTGCTCACACCGGCAGGCTATGCCCATGTGGCACAATCTGCCATCCGGCGGGCCACCCCGGGGTTCAGGTACGGGGTGCCCCGCCCATCAGCATGCTCGCACAAAGAGAGCCGGGCCCCGGCACCCGGGGGGGAAGGGCGCCGAAGCCCGGCTCAGGGAAGTCCCGGCACCGGGGGGGTGTGCGTCGGGACTTGGTTCAGGTGGGCCAACCGGGGGGCCTGGACGTGATGTAACGGCATGGGACGGCGTGGAACAGGGAGTGACACAGGGCCCGAACTCCTGTGCCCTGAAGTCTTGTTCCCTCGGCTCCGACGGTTGAAGCGGCGTTACATCGCCATGTTTGCGCGGTCTTTCGCCACCCGGCGTGCGCGGCGCAGGGCGTCGTACCCCGCCCGGCGCCGGCCGAGCACCGTACGCGCCCCGTCACCGCCCCCGGGCTAGCCGCTCCCGGGCCCGCCGCTCTCGGCCTCGGCGGCGCTCCCGAGGCCGATCCTCGCCCCTCGGACTCCGGCCGCCCCTCGGATTCCCGTCGCCCCTCGGACTCCCGTCGCCCCTCAGGCCGCCGCCTCGAAGCCCGTGGACCGGGCCAGCTTCTTCAGCTCCAGCAGGGCGTGCTTCTCGATCTGGCGGATGCGCTCGCGGGTCAGGCCGTGTTCCTTGCCGACCTCCGTCAGGGTGCGCTCGCGGCCGTCGTCGATGCCGTAGCGCATCTTGATGATGGAGGCCGTGCGCGGGTCGAGGCGGCCGATGAGGTGGTCGAGCTCCTCGCTGCGCAGCAGGGTCAGGACGGACTGCTCCGGGGAGACCGCCGAGGTGTCCTCCAGCAGGTCGCCGAACTGGGTCTCGCCCTCGTCGTCCACGGCCATGTTCAGGGAGACCGGGTCGCGGGCCCAGTCCAGGACGTCGATCACGCGCTCCGGCTTCGTGTCGAGCTCCGCGCCGATCTCCGCGGGCTCCGGGTCGCGGCCGTGCTCGCGGTTGAACTCGCGCTGCACACGGCGGATCCGGCCCAGCTCCTCCACGAGGTGGACGGGCAGGCGGATGGTGCGCGACTGGTCCGCTATCGAGCGGGTGATCGCCTGACGGATCCACCAGGTCGCGTACGTCGAGAACTTGAAGCCCTTGGCGTAGTCGAACTTCTCGACCGCGCGCACCAGTCCGGCGTTGCCCTCCTGGATCAGGTCGAGGAGGGGGAGGCCGCTGCGCGGGTAGCGCCGGGCCACGGCCACGACCAGGCGGAGGTTGGAGCGGATGAAGACGTCCTTCGCCCGCTCGCCGTCGTCGACCAGGGCCTGAAGCTCCTCGCGGGAGGCCTCGGCCTTGGACTCCTCGTCTCCGTCGAGGACCTGTCGCGCGAACACACCCGCCTCGATGATCTGTGACAGCTCGACCTCCTTGGCAGCGTCGAGCAGCGGCGTGCGCGCGATCTCGTCGAGGTACATGCCGACCAGGTCACGGTCGGCGATCTCGCCGGCGTGAGCGCGAACACTGCTTGCCGCGTCGGCCGTCTCGCCGGTGGCGGACTTACGACGGGCGACGGCACGGGTTGCCATGCGTGCTCCCTTGCGATGGTGGGCTGGCGGGTCATCTTTCAGAGGCCGGGCACTCGCGGGCGAGTACCACTGAGCACCTTGGTCGGGTGCCCTGCTTCTGAAGGAAACAACGACTGGAATCCGGACAGAATTCCCAACCCGCCCCCCGATTTTTCTGATCTTGCAGTATCCTGTCCGGCCACCGGAGGAGGCCTGATGTCGTCGAAACGTACAGAGGTGCAGGTGAGGCCAGGAGTCGAGGGAGACCTCGACGCTCTCACCGACATCTACAACCACTATGTACGTGAGACGCCCATCACATTCGATACCGCCGTCTTCACTCCGGAAGAGCGCCGCCCTTGGCTGCTCTCCCACCCTGAAGACGGCCCGCATCGCCTGATGGTTGCCACAGAGGCGGACACACAGGAAATTCTGGGTTACGCCACATCCAGTCCTTATCGCGCCAAGCGCGCCTACGACACCTCGGTCGAGGTGACGGTGTACGTCGCCCCGAGCGCGGGCCGGCGCGGCATCGGCACGCTGCTGTACAAGGCGCTCTTCGAGGCCCTGGCGGACGAGGACCTGCACCGCGCCTACGCGGGCATCGCCCAGCCCAACGAAGCGTCCACGCGGCTGCACGAACGCTTCGGATTCCGGTACGTCGGCACCTATCGGGAAGTGGGCCGCAAGTTCGGGCGGTACTGGGACGTGGCCTGGTACGAGAAGGACCTCTAGCCCTCCCAGCCCCCGACCCCGACCCCGTCAGCCGTAAACCGCCATCGGGCGGCCGTCAGCCGTCAGCCGTCAGCCGTCAGCCGAACTGTACGGACCTCTTGGCCATGCCCATCCAGAAGCCGTCGATCACGGACTTCTGCGCGTCCAGCTCGCCGGTCACCTCCGCCGCGCCCATGGTCACGAACAGCGGGGCGAAGTGCTCGGTGCGCGGGTGGGCGTAGCGGCCGGCCGGGGCCTTGTGGAGGAAGTCGAGCAGGCCGTCCCAGTCCCGCCCCTCCAGCGCCTTCCTGCCCCAGTCGTCGAACTCCGACGACCAACTCGGCACTCCCGCGCCGGTGTGCCGCAGCGCGGCCAGGTTGTGGGTGAAGAAGCCGGAGCCGACGATCAGCACGCCCTCGTCGCGCAGCGGCGCCAGCTTGCGGCCGATGTCCATCAGCCTCACCGGGTCGAGGGTCGGCATGGAGATCTGCAGGACCGGGATGTCGGCGGCCGGGAACATCTCGACGAGCGGGACGTAGGCGCCGTGGTCGAGGCCTCGGTCCGGGATGTCCTGCACGGGGATGCCGGGGGCGCGCAGCAACTTCCGTACGGACTCGGCGAGTTCGGGAGCGCCCGGCGCCTCGTAGGTCACCTGGTAGTAGTGCTCGGGGAAGCCCCAGAAGTCGTAGACGAGCGGGATCGTGTCGACCGCGCCCAGCGCGAGGGGGGCCTCCTCCCAGTGGGCGGAGACCATGAGGATCGCCCTGGGGCGGGGCAGATCGGCGGACCAGGCTGCGAGTTCGCCGGGCCAGATCGGGTCGTCCGCGAGCGGTGGGGCGCCATGGCTGAGATAGAGGGCGGGCATGCGCTCCTGGGTGGCGGCGGACATGACGGCGGCTCCCTTCGGAGAGCAGTTGCTTCGAGTCGTTTCGAGTCGCCGCAAGTTGCTTTAACTCTAAAACGTCTGTCGAACAAAAGGGTACGCGCCATTTGTTTAAGTTTCAAGGAGAGCCTCGTACAGTGGATACATGAACACGGCATCCACATCCGCGCCCGACCGGGAGACCTCCGCCGGGGAAGCGCGCTGGCTCAGCGATGACGAGCAGCGCGTCTGGCGCTCCTACCTGCACGCCACCACGCTCCTGGAGGACCACCTCGACCGCCAGCTCCAGCGGGACGCGGGCATGCCGCACGTCTACTACGGGCTGCTGGTCGGACTCGCCGAGGCCCCGCGGCAGCGGCTGCGGATGACCGAGCTGGCGATGAAGTCGAAGATCACCCGCTCCCGCCTCTCGCACGCCATAGCGCGTCTGGAGAAGAACGGCTGGGTGCGCCGGGAGGACTGCCCCTCCGACAAACGGGGCCAGTTCGCGGTGCTGACCGACGCGGGTGCCGAGGTGCTGGCCCGGACCGCGCCGGGTCATGTGACAGCGGTGCGGCAGGCGCTGTTCGAGCGGCTGACGCCACAACAGCAGGAGTCCCTCGGCGAGATCATGGAGATCGTCGCCGAGGGACTCCAGCCGAACGAAGCGGGTGC
It encodes:
- a CDS encoding MarR family winged helix-turn-helix transcriptional regulator; translation: MNTASTSAPDRETSAGEARWLSDDEQRVWRSYLHATTLLEDHLDRQLQRDAGMPHVYYGLLVGLAEAPRQRLRMTELAMKSKITRSRLSHAIARLEKNGWVRREDCPSDKRGQFAVLTDAGAEVLARTAPGHVTAVRQALFERLTPQQQESLGEIMEIVAEGLQPNEAGADLPWLR
- a CDS encoding dioxygenase family protein, encoding MSAATQERMPALYLSHGAPPLADDPIWPGELAAWSADLPRPRAILMVSAHWEEAPLALGAVDTIPLVYDFWGFPEHYYQVTYEAPGAPELAESVRKLLRAPGIPVQDIPDRGLDHGAYVPLVEMFPAADIPVLQISMPTLDPVRLMDIGRKLAPLRDEGVLIVGSGFFTHNLAALRHTGAGVPSWSSEFDDWGRKALEGRDWDGLLDFLHKAPAGRYAHPRTEHFAPLFVTMGAAEVTGELDAQKSVIDGFWMGMAKRSVQFG
- a CDS encoding TetR/AcrR family transcriptional regulator; its protein translation is MDIARAAAGLFVKQGLRATRAEDIAQAAGVAPRTFYRYFASKEEAVAPLYAAGAQRWTEAVAAAPADLPLPQALEHAARHTLTPGQGVSAASWELVRTLIRLTDTSPALGKVWAEVCHTSEGRLAEVLAGRGEAGDSDNVGKDAATSPGHSSTRRFAAAVAGAAVRVAVESWAAGTAPASGPGGPAALALHNLEALRDFPWTDLVGA
- a CDS encoding sigma-70 family RNA polymerase sigma factor — protein: MATRAVARRKSATGETADAASSVRAHAGEIADRDLVGMYLDEIARTPLLDAAKEVELSQIIEAGVFARQVLDGDEESKAEASREELQALVDDGERAKDVFIRSNLRLVVAVARRYPRSGLPLLDLIQEGNAGLVRAVEKFDYAKGFKFSTYATWWIRQAITRSIADQSRTIRLPVHLVEELGRIRRVQREFNREHGRDPEPAEIGAELDTKPERVIDVLDWARDPVSLNMAVDDEGETQFGDLLEDTSAVSPEQSVLTLLRSEELDHLIGRLDPRTASIIKMRYGIDDGRERTLTEVGKEHGLTRERIRQIEKHALLELKKLARSTGFEAAA
- a CDS encoding GNAT family N-acetyltransferase — its product is MSSKRTEVQVRPGVEGDLDALTDIYNHYVRETPITFDTAVFTPEERRPWLLSHPEDGPHRLMVATEADTQEILGYATSSPYRAKRAYDTSVEVTVYVAPSAGRRGIGTLLYKALFEALADEDLHRAYAGIAQPNEASTRLHERFGFRYVGTYREVGRKFGRYWDVAWYEKDL
- a CDS encoding helix-turn-helix transcriptional regulator; the protein is MTTDTPARLLQLLSLLQTPREWPGGELADRLGVSRRTVRRDIDRLREIGYPVQATMGADGGYRLVAGKAMPPLVLDDEEAVAIAIGLRAGAGHALEGVDEASVRALAKLEQVLPSRLRHRVSTLQAATMPLTSGDGASIAPETLTVMASTVAGRERLRFAYRAGDGTESRRVTEPYRLVSTGRRWYLVAYDLDRADWRTFRVDRVREPFATGARFAPRELPTGSAAEYLRRSMQRHQESYDFEVTFAASAEAVAARAPSWLGTPDPLDADSCRLRGRTGDAVEWLAARLALLGFDFTVHEPTELVQSVRELGERLARASGA